A section of the Etheostoma cragini isolate CJK2018 chromosome 12, CSU_Ecrag_1.0, whole genome shotgun sequence genome encodes:
- the rgs18 gene encoding regulator of G-protein signaling 18 produces the protein METLLFLFPQFNYMAPKEEAYFKMFGPEDLQTPKMKDDTSRQKDKERKSRLSLFLTKSGSHENVSPNKKTNTTSSNISPEAALQWSDSFEELLKHSDGLESFSQFLKTEFSEENIEFWLACEEYKTIDSETKLLSKAKYIYTVYIESDAPKEVNIDYNTKMAIQRVIAQPTKSCFEAAQMKVYSLMKKDSYPRFLHSDIYLRLTRRKGPGATMFRRRSRSCVFNDRGEATTEPSAW, from the exons ATGGAGacacttctttttctatttcctcAATTCAACTACATGGCCCCAAAGGAGGAAgcgtattttaaaatgtttggtcCAGAAGACTTGCAGACACCAAAGATGAAGGACGATACTAGCAG acagaaagacaaggaGAGGAAGAGCCGACTAAGCCTTTTTCTCACCAAGTCAGGCTCTCATGAAAATGTCAGTcccaataaaaagacaaatacgACATCCAGCAA CATCTCACCAGAGGCAGCTTTGCAATGGAGCGACTCCTTTGAAGAACTGCTGAAGCACTCAG ATGGGTTGGAAAGCTTCTCTCAGTTCCTCAAGACAGAGTTCAGTGAGGAAAACATTGAGTTCTGGTTGGCCTGTGAAGAATACAAGACCATTGATTCTGAGACGAAGCTGCTGTCTAAAGCCAAATATATTTATACGGTTTACATTGAATCAGATGCCCCCAAAGAG GTCAACATTGACTACAACACCAAGATGGCCATTCAGAGGGTCATAGCACAGCCCACAAAGAGCTGTTTTGAAGCAGCCCAGATGAAAGTCTACAGCCTGATGAAAAAGGACTCCTACCCCAGGTTCCTCCACTCTGACATTTATCTGCGTCTCACCAGGAGGAAAGGCCCCGGGGCCACCATGTTTCGCAGAAGGTCACGGTCCTGTGTGTTCAACGACAGGGGCGAGGCCACAACTGAACCTTCGGCTTGGTAG